A single region of the Polyangiaceae bacterium genome encodes:
- a CDS encoding ferritin-like domain-containing protein, whose product MAKRKPRPAATERAQNEWLRRVEAEYRSASITQELGLWLIRIAASPDLIKDSLRIVSDELKHAELSHAVYVDGGGSEPPQIIRETLGISGKRRSVLEHDVLCAGVEVFCLGETVAVRLFRELRSKCTVPSARRALDRILRDEVRHRDFGWSLLTWLDETALGPELRELAAQELPDMFRRLRSSYAPKGADGETELPDDERAWGLMPTARYGEILTATLERDYVPRFARFGIDAEAAWRAGGGR is encoded by the coding sequence GTGGCCAAGCGCAAGCCGAGACCGGCAGCCACGGAGCGCGCACAGAACGAGTGGCTGCGACGGGTGGAAGCCGAGTATCGCTCCGCGTCCATCACTCAAGAGCTCGGCTTGTGGCTGATCCGCATCGCAGCGTCGCCGGATCTGATCAAGGACTCCCTGCGCATCGTCAGCGACGAGCTGAAGCACGCCGAGCTGTCCCATGCGGTGTACGTCGACGGCGGCGGCAGCGAGCCGCCGCAGATCATCCGCGAGACCCTGGGCATCAGCGGCAAGCGACGCAGCGTCCTCGAACACGACGTGCTGTGCGCCGGTGTGGAAGTGTTCTGCCTGGGAGAGACCGTCGCCGTGCGCCTCTTCCGCGAGCTCCGGTCCAAATGCACGGTGCCCAGCGCTCGCCGCGCTCTCGACCGCATTCTCCGTGACGAGGTCCGTCACCGGGACTTCGGCTGGTCGCTGCTCACGTGGTTGGACGAGACAGCGCTGGGTCCGGAGCTCCGGGAGCTGGCCGCCCAAGAGCTGCCCGACATGTTCCGCCGCTTGCGCTCGTCCTACGCGCCCAAGGGCGCCGACGGAGAGACGGAGCTCCCGGACGACGAGCGCGCCTGGGGGCTGATGCCGACGGCCCGCTACGGCGAAATCCTGACGGCCACGCTGGAGCGTGACTACGTCCCGCGCTTCGCCCGCTTCGGCATCGACGCCGAAGCCGCGTGGCGCGCCGGTGGCGGGCGCTGA
- the queG gene encoding tRNA epoxyqueuosine(34) reductase QueG, producing MFQPSTAPSFDPRSGAEKADDPAAAIGSAARSLGFARVGFARAERWNDAAERLEAWLAHGHHGGMQYLATQGDRADPRALFPDAQTVIAVALPHGAGAVPLRTGPTGRIARYARGADYHDVIRDKLRQLAQHAADAVGRPVRARVCVDTAPLLEREAAARAGLGFIAKSTLLLAPGLGTYFLLGALLVDVELPSSAPVAPGCGSCRACLDACPTNAFVNAHVLDARRCISYLTIEQPGAIPRELRSAIGTRVFGCDVCQEVCPHNQSPTPRPVAPELAASPERQDLDLVALLELSSSAYRRLVAGSALRRVHRAQLQRNAAVALGNAGDPRATEPLARALESSRYPLVRAHAAWALGALGSGREALERAAESDPDPSVREEAKSALGLTEAPPPL from the coding sequence GTGTTCCAGCCGTCCACCGCTCCATCATTCGACCCGCGGTCCGGGGCCGAGAAAGCGGACGATCCCGCCGCTGCGATCGGCAGCGCGGCGCGCTCCCTGGGCTTCGCCCGCGTGGGCTTCGCTCGCGCCGAGCGCTGGAACGACGCCGCCGAGCGTCTCGAGGCCTGGCTCGCGCACGGCCACCACGGGGGAATGCAGTACCTCGCGACGCAGGGGGACCGCGCCGATCCGCGCGCCCTGTTCCCCGACGCGCAGACCGTCATCGCCGTGGCGCTGCCGCACGGCGCCGGCGCGGTGCCGTTGCGGACCGGACCCACGGGACGGATCGCGCGCTACGCCCGCGGCGCGGACTACCACGACGTCATCCGCGACAAGCTCCGCCAGCTGGCGCAGCACGCCGCCGATGCGGTCGGTCGCCCCGTGCGCGCCCGGGTGTGCGTGGACACGGCGCCGTTGCTCGAGCGTGAGGCGGCGGCCCGGGCCGGCCTCGGCTTCATCGCGAAGTCCACGCTGCTGCTCGCGCCGGGGCTCGGAACCTACTTCCTGCTCGGCGCGCTCTTGGTGGACGTCGAGCTGCCATCCTCTGCGCCCGTCGCTCCCGGCTGCGGCAGCTGCCGCGCGTGCCTCGATGCGTGTCCCACGAACGCGTTCGTGAACGCGCACGTACTCGACGCTCGGCGCTGCATCTCGTACCTGACCATCGAGCAGCCGGGGGCGATCCCGCGGGAGCTCCGCTCCGCCATCGGCACGCGGGTGTTCGGCTGCGACGTTTGCCAGGAGGTGTGTCCCCACAATCAGAGCCCCACGCCGCGCCCCGTCGCACCCGAGCTGGCAGCGAGCCCCGAGCGCCAGGACCTCGACCTGGTGGCGCTGCTCGAGCTGTCGTCCTCGGCCTATCGGCGGCTGGTGGCCGGCAGCGCCCTCCGCCGCGTGCACCGCGCCCAGCTGCAACGCAACGCCGCCGTGGCCCTGGGCAACGCGGGCGACCCGCGGGCGACGGAACCCCTCGCTCGAGCCCTGGAAAGCAGCCGCTATCCGCTGGTTCGGGCCCACGCGGCGTGGGCCCTGGGCGCCCTCGGAAGCGGCCGGGAAGCGCTCGAGCGGGCGGCCGAGAGCGACCCCGATCCCTCGGTACGGGAGGAAGCGAAGAGCGCCCTGGGCTTGACCGAAGCGCCGCCCCCGCTGTAG
- a CDS encoding ABC transporter ATP-binding protein, whose amino-acid sequence MIEIRDLFKYYGDRRAVGPLSATIEKGEIVGLLGLNGAGKTTTLRVLACDLLPTSGSVKVAGLDVVEQPHEVRKRIGYLPDTPPVYPEMTVEEYLRFAAKLRGVPADKLDERVGDAMELTETLAERDQRIGTLSHGFRQRVGIAQAIVHEPELVVLDEPISGLDPVQIVEMRDLVRSLGGERTVVVSSHILGEISETCDRIFVIGNGEIVASGTEAELSSRLLKGMRVELTLRVGDRAREAEALLVEVAGVDQVEAVEGVERGKGIQSFLLHAQRDVREAVAQALVGAGFGVLELSRGERELESVFLELSGPADGKKKKKKKRAAADDAPPPAPQQEAES is encoded by the coding sequence GTGATCGAAATCCGCGACCTATTCAAATACTACGGGGACCGACGAGCGGTGGGGCCGCTCTCGGCCACCATCGAAAAGGGAGAGATCGTCGGCTTGCTGGGCCTCAACGGCGCAGGCAAGACCACGACCCTCCGAGTGCTCGCCTGTGATCTGCTGCCCACCAGCGGCTCCGTGAAGGTCGCTGGCCTCGACGTCGTGGAGCAGCCGCACGAGGTGCGCAAGCGCATCGGCTATCTGCCGGACACCCCCCCGGTGTACCCGGAGATGACCGTCGAAGAGTACCTGCGGTTTGCAGCCAAGCTCCGCGGGGTCCCCGCCGACAAGCTCGACGAGCGGGTGGGGGACGCGATGGAGCTCACGGAGACGTTGGCGGAGCGGGATCAGCGCATCGGAACGCTGAGCCATGGTTTCCGCCAGCGCGTTGGCATCGCTCAGGCGATCGTGCACGAGCCGGAGCTGGTCGTGCTCGACGAGCCCATCAGCGGTCTGGACCCGGTGCAGATCGTGGAGATGCGCGACCTGGTGCGGAGCCTCGGGGGAGAGCGCACGGTGGTCGTCTCCAGCCACATCTTGGGCGAGATCAGCGAGACGTGTGACCGCATCTTCGTGATTGGCAACGGCGAGATCGTCGCCAGCGGCACGGAGGCGGAGCTGTCGTCGCGCCTGCTCAAGGGCATGCGGGTGGAGCTCACGCTGCGGGTCGGGGATCGCGCTCGTGAGGCCGAGGCCCTGCTCGTCGAGGTGGCGGGCGTCGATCAGGTGGAAGCGGTGGAGGGCGTGGAACGCGGCAAGGGCATTCAGAGCTTCCTACTGCATGCTCAGCGCGACGTTCGAGAAGCCGTGGCACAGGCGCTGGTGGGCGCGGGCTTCGGCGTGCTCGAGCTGAGCCGCGGCGAGCGCGAGCTCGAGAGCGTGTTCCTCGAGCTCAGTGGCCCGGCGGACGGCAAGAAGAAGAAGAAGAAGAAGCGTGCGGCGGCGGACGATGCTCCGCCCCCCGCACCACAGCAGGAGGCCGAGTCGTGA
- a CDS encoding ABC transporter permease subunit codes for MSKALLIARRELFAYFRSPLGSTVIAGVLLVDGLYFYWKGLTEKLLSAQVLQEFFFGASGTTMVAAIILAMRLLAEERQTGTMTLLNTSPIKDGEIVLGKFISAFGVLALMTLLTVYMPLLIFVNGKVSVGHIVVGYLGLLLLGSATISIGLFASSLARSQVVAAILGVLVMVPLLLLWAVARAVDPPFNEFLAAMALHHENFRPFMVGILQLGSVVYYVAVTYFFLLAATKTLEARRWR; via the coding sequence GTGAGCAAAGCGCTGCTCATCGCCCGCCGCGAGCTGTTCGCCTACTTTCGCTCGCCCTTGGGCTCCACGGTGATCGCCGGCGTGCTGTTGGTGGATGGCCTGTACTTCTACTGGAAGGGTCTCACGGAGAAGCTGCTCAGCGCGCAGGTGCTGCAGGAGTTCTTCTTCGGCGCCAGCGGCACCACCATGGTCGCGGCCATCATCTTGGCCATGCGGCTGCTGGCGGAAGAGCGCCAGACCGGCACCATGACGCTGCTCAATACCTCGCCCATCAAGGACGGCGAGATCGTGCTGGGCAAGTTCATCTCCGCCTTCGGCGTGCTGGCGCTGATGACCCTGCTCACGGTGTACATGCCGCTGCTCATCTTCGTGAACGGCAAGGTGAGCGTGGGGCACATCGTCGTCGGGTACCTGGGCCTGCTGTTGCTGGGCTCGGCCACGATCTCGATCGGGCTGTTTGCGTCGTCGCTGGCGCGCTCGCAGGTGGTGGCGGCGATCCTGGGGGTGCTGGTGATGGTGCCGCTCTTGCTGCTCTGGGCCGTGGCCCGGGCCGTGGACCCGCCCTTCAACGAGTTCCTGGCCGCGATGGCGCTCCACCACGAAAACTTCCGCCCCTTCATGGTGGGCATCTTGCAGCTCGGGAGCGTCGTGTACTACGTCGCCGTCACGTACTTCTTCTTGTTGGCGGCGACCAAGACCCTGGAGGCGCGACGATGGCGGTGA
- a CDS encoding Gldg family protein — protein sequence MAVKDEKQPAAAPPPERKPVMAPLWTVPLYVAGLVFVFIGERVLASLPTAHWVVTLIGLLSVVGATVVRFSPRFRVGGERRDIEKLLAILSLTGVIALGIYFATTEWGQTKLGLAAMDPEARERWQGILTILWVSLVAVSVVPMLFAEAALLPMRRAPLPESRRVRAAVVSGFSLVLAAVYGALFVYAATGADVKADYSYFKTSEPSESTKKVAQALTEPVDVIAFFPEVNEIKPEVERYLRGVSAGNPNLKVEVQDRLLIPKRARELRATQDGVIVLSRGSVTESLSIGTDERTARPKLKTLDRDFQEKLLKLLRSRRTAYLTVGHGELNDKTPGATEGSGVRILRTLLQKQNYLVKDLGLTQGLGSDVPDDASIVMVLGPSEPFAPEELGALERYAKRGGKLFMALDPEAVREGEGAGAPATGESAAPPTSAAPPASAAPATSGEAPPAAPPSKNASALEALAAVVGLRFSPVVLANENQHVRRRFNDSDRTLLFSNRFSSHASVSTLSRASARAAVVVFGAGSLDRAAGTTNKVDFAVRSMAGTFADANKNYRIDAGESPSSFNIAAAVSAKAVTPPKKKPEPKDKKDQKKDDAADETRAFVLADADALTDVVMANVLGNQVLLLDAVRWLGGEESFAGEVNSEEDVSIEHTKEKDLVWFYGTIFGAPALVLALGLTFARRSRKRGGRA from the coding sequence ATGGCGGTGAAGGACGAAAAGCAGCCCGCCGCCGCTCCGCCGCCGGAGCGCAAGCCGGTGATGGCGCCGCTGTGGACCGTGCCGCTGTACGTGGCCGGTCTGGTCTTCGTGTTCATCGGCGAGCGTGTGCTCGCCTCGCTGCCCACGGCCCATTGGGTGGTCACGCTGATCGGGCTGCTGTCGGTGGTGGGGGCCACGGTGGTGCGCTTCTCGCCGCGCTTCCGAGTCGGTGGCGAGCGCCGGGACATCGAGAAGCTCCTGGCCATCCTCTCGCTCACCGGCGTGATCGCGCTCGGCATCTACTTCGCGACCACGGAGTGGGGTCAGACCAAGCTGGGGCTCGCGGCGATGGACCCCGAAGCGCGGGAGCGCTGGCAGGGCATCCTGACGATCCTGTGGGTGAGCCTGGTGGCGGTCAGCGTGGTTCCCATGCTGTTCGCCGAGGCGGCGCTCTTGCCCATGCGGCGGGCACCGCTGCCGGAGAGCCGACGCGTCCGCGCCGCGGTGGTGAGCGGATTCTCGCTGGTGCTCGCGGCGGTGTACGGCGCCCTGTTCGTGTACGCGGCGACGGGCGCCGACGTGAAGGCGGACTACTCCTACTTCAAGACCTCCGAGCCCAGCGAGTCGACCAAGAAGGTGGCTCAGGCCCTCACCGAGCCCGTGGACGTGATCGCGTTCTTCCCGGAGGTGAACGAGATCAAGCCGGAGGTGGAGCGCTACCTCCGAGGTGTGTCCGCCGGCAACCCCAACCTCAAGGTGGAGGTTCAGGACCGGCTCCTGATACCGAAGCGAGCCCGAGAGCTCCGCGCAACGCAAGACGGCGTGATCGTGCTGTCCCGAGGCTCGGTCACGGAGTCTTTGAGCATCGGCACGGACGAGCGCACCGCCCGGCCCAAGCTGAAGACGCTCGACCGCGACTTCCAGGAGAAGCTCCTCAAGCTGCTCCGCTCCCGCCGCACGGCCTACCTGACCGTCGGGCACGGCGAGCTCAACGACAAGACGCCCGGCGCGACCGAGGGCTCGGGCGTTCGCATCCTGCGCACGTTGCTCCAGAAGCAGAACTATCTGGTGAAGGACCTGGGGCTGACGCAGGGCCTCGGCTCCGACGTGCCGGACGACGCGAGCATCGTGATGGTGCTGGGGCCGAGCGAGCCCTTCGCTCCGGAAGAGCTCGGCGCCCTGGAACGCTACGCCAAGCGCGGCGGCAAGCTGTTCATGGCGTTGGACCCCGAGGCCGTCCGCGAGGGCGAAGGCGCCGGCGCCCCTGCCACGGGGGAGAGCGCTGCGCCGCCCACGAGCGCCGCGCCGCCTGCGAGCGCTGCGCCAGCGACGTCCGGGGAGGCTCCGCCTGCGGCGCCGCCCTCGAAGAACGCCAGCGCCCTCGAGGCCCTGGCCGCGGTGGTGGGCCTTCGCTTCTCGCCGGTGGTGCTCGCCAACGAGAACCAGCACGTGCGGCGACGCTTCAACGATTCGGACCGCACGCTGCTGTTCTCGAATCGCTTCTCGTCCCACGCCTCCGTGAGCACGCTGTCTCGGGCCTCGGCCCGGGCGGCGGTGGTGGTGTTCGGCGCCGGCAGCCTGGACCGCGCCGCGGGAACCACCAACAAGGTGGACTTCGCCGTGCGCAGCATGGCGGGGACCTTTGCGGACGCCAACAAGAACTACCGCATCGACGCCGGAGAATCGCCGTCCAGCTTCAACATCGCGGCCGCCGTGAGCGCCAAGGCTGTCACGCCGCCCAAGAAGAAGCCCGAGCCGAAGGACAAGAAGGACCAGAAGAAGGATGACGCCGCGGACGAAACCCGCGCCTTCGTGCTGGCCGACGCCGATGCGCTCACGGACGTCGTCATGGCCAACGTCCTCGGCAACCAGGTGCTGCTGCTCGATGCCGTGCGCTGGCTCGGCGGCGAAGAGAGCTTCGCCGGTGAGGTCAACAGCGAAGAAGACGTGAGCATCGAGCACACCAAGGAGAAGGATCTGGTCTGGTTCTACGGCACCATCTTCGGCGCTCCCGCCCTGGTGCTCGCCCTCGGGCTCACCTTCGCGCGACGTTCGCGCAAGCGGGGAGGTCGCGCATGA
- a CDS encoding DUF4340 domain-containing protein, whose product MISWKSLALHLTLLGIAAVVAVMVWTKEDAPKAAKRAEVEVWSGRPEQISSIEFESKDKKVRIEPKKDKNGDWYVGHVDKTVTVRTPPSPHGGPDGGLDGGPEGPGLESKKESVVFVGVEQAHKLAESLAPLMALRAIGKVEDARKEEFGFDKPEGTLRVTVSGKQHVLTLGGTTPGGADRYAQLDSGEVYAVPGSIAQNLMFADSRLVERELHGFKPDEVGKVKIEQGGKSRELVRMDDKRDGWADAAAPGTLDETAGNWMTKLGRLRITQYVEKPTPEPAPGRALVSVKYLAKGGHELGHIELYKGPPAASSGKPTYLVQTEQTRWYAEVIPSTAEQVEQDLSSVVK is encoded by the coding sequence ATGATTTCCTGGAAGTCCCTCGCGCTTCACCTGACGTTGCTCGGCATCGCCGCGGTGGTGGCGGTGATGGTCTGGACCAAGGAGGACGCTCCCAAGGCCGCCAAGCGCGCCGAGGTCGAGGTGTGGTCCGGGAGGCCCGAGCAGATCTCGAGCATCGAGTTCGAATCCAAGGACAAGAAGGTCCGCATCGAGCCCAAGAAGGACAAGAACGGCGACTGGTACGTGGGCCACGTCGACAAGACCGTCACCGTGCGCACGCCGCCGTCACCCCACGGTGGGCCGGACGGCGGCCTCGACGGCGGGCCCGAGGGGCCGGGTCTCGAGTCCAAGAAGGAGAGCGTGGTGTTCGTCGGCGTCGAGCAAGCGCACAAGCTCGCCGAGAGCCTGGCACCGCTGATGGCTCTTCGTGCCATCGGCAAGGTGGAGGACGCCCGCAAGGAAGAGTTCGGCTTCGACAAGCCCGAGGGCACGCTACGCGTGACGGTGAGCGGCAAGCAGCACGTGCTCACCCTGGGCGGAACCACGCCGGGTGGAGCGGATCGCTACGCGCAGCTCGACAGCGGGGAAGTCTACGCCGTGCCGGGATCCATCGCTCAGAACCTGATGTTCGCCGACTCTCGCCTCGTCGAGCGCGAGCTCCACGGTTTCAAGCCCGACGAAGTGGGTAAGGTGAAGATCGAGCAGGGCGGCAAGTCGCGAGAGCTAGTGCGCATGGACGACAAGCGCGACGGCTGGGCGGACGCCGCTGCGCCCGGCACCCTGGACGAGACCGCCGGCAACTGGATGACCAAGCTCGGTCGCCTGCGCATCACGCAATACGTCGAGAAGCCCACGCCGGAGCCGGCGCCGGGCAGGGCCCTGGTGAGCGTCAAGTACCTGGCCAAGGGCGGGCACGAGCTGGGGCACATCGAGCTGTACAAAGGCCCGCCGGCGGCGAGCTCGGGCAAGCCGACGTACCTGGTGCAGACCGAGCAGACCCGTTGGTACGCCGAGGTGATCCCCTCCACTGCGGAGCAGGTGGAGCAGGATCTGAGCTCCGTGGTCAAGTAA